A window from Candidatus Hydrogenedentota bacterium encodes these proteins:
- a CDS encoding transporter, translating into MKTHAPTLYLLAALAAIALFPWAALAIEPTVIEPADPVTPHEIAVEQGVQYMDTGENEWKSETEISIGLNRHLKLGVSVPFVFEEEDNGELSDVGLFMEGVFNPDSESTMVGGELRLNFPTGEDSEGLGGEAQLRITQPLGTGEKHALHLNLTGFYDNVEEEDHHGCFSSHESTDKEFRFGAALGYSFNVTEATSLTTALSHEEDYEDSDDANLLELGLSHDFGPNFTAGLGVGTGLDDDSPDFQAKAVFQLRFKAGK; encoded by the coding sequence ATGAAGACCCATGCGCCAACGCTGTATCTGCTGGCCGCCTTGGCTGCGATTGCGCTTTTCCCTTGGGCGGCACTGGCTATTGAACCAACCGTAATTGAACCCGCCGACCCTGTCACGCCACACGAGATCGCCGTCGAACAAGGCGTGCAGTACATGGATACGGGCGAGAATGAGTGGAAATCCGAAACCGAAATCTCCATCGGACTGAACAGGCACCTGAAACTGGGTGTTTCCGTTCCGTTTGTCTTCGAGGAAGAGGACAACGGCGAATTGAGCGATGTTGGCCTGTTCATGGAGGGCGTGTTTAACCCCGACTCAGAGTCCACGATGGTCGGCGGCGAGTTGCGGCTGAACTTCCCAACGGGCGAAGACAGCGAAGGGTTGGGAGGCGAGGCCCAGCTTCGGATTACGCAGCCCCTGGGCACGGGAGAAAAGCACGCCCTCCATCTGAATCTTACGGGCTTCTACGACAACGTTGAAGAAGAAGACCACCATGGTTGTTTCTCCTCGCACGAATCTACCGACAAAGAATTCAGGTTCGGCGCAGCCCTCGGCTATTCTTTCAACGTTACCGAAGCCACCAGCCTGACAACCGCGTTGTCTCATGAAGAAGACTACGAAGACTCAGATGACGCCAACCTCCTTGAGCTGGGTCTTTCCCACGATTTCGGACCAAACTTCACCGCGGGACTCGGTGTCGGGACCGGGCTGGACGACGACTCGCCTGACTTCCAGGCCAAGGCTGTGTTCCAGTTGCGATTCAAAGCCGGCAAGTAG